The following proteins come from a genomic window of Miscanthus floridulus cultivar M001 chromosome 2, ASM1932011v1, whole genome shotgun sequence:
- the LOC136538776 gene encoding dormancy-associated protein 1-like: protein MLDKLWDDVVAGPHPETGLEKLRKAATPRPLVIDKDADAGAAGSYKRTQSMPSTPTTPVTPSSSTTTPRRGANDNVWRSVFHPGSNLATKGMGANLFDRPQPNSPTVYDWLYSDETRSNHR from the exons ATGCTGGACAAGCTGTGGGACGACGTGGTGGCTGGGCCTCACCCGGAGACGGGCCTCGAGAAGCTCCGCAAGGCCGCCACCCCCCGCCCGCTCGTCATCGACAAAG ACGCGGACGCCGGAGCCGCGGGGAGCTACAAGCGGACGCAGTCGATGCCGTCGACCCCGACGACACCggtgacgccgtcgtcgtcgacgaCGACGCCGCGGCGCGGCGCCAACGACAACGTGTGGCGCAGCGTGTTCCACCCGGGGAGCAACCTGGCCACCAAGGGCATGGGCGCCAACCTCTTCGACCGCCCGCAGCCAAACTCCCCCACCGTCTACGACTG GCTCTACAGCGACGAGACCAGGAGCAACCACCGTTAG